A window of Corallococcus macrosporus DSM 14697 contains these coding sequences:
- a CDS encoding S-methyl-5'-thioadenosine phosphorylase has product MSNPTAPVIGIIGGSGLYQMDGLTDVEWRRVPSPFGEPSDELCFGTLAGHRVVFLPRHGRGHRLAPTDINFRANIDALKRSGVTDLLSLSAVGGLREEYPPGTFVVVDQFIDRTFAREKSFFGTGLVAHVSMAKPVCSRLGDAVISACEGLGVVARRGGTYLAMEGPQFSSIAESHLYRSWGCDVIGMTNMPEAKLAREAELCYATVAMVTDFDCWHPDHDAVTVDQVVSVLLGNAGKAKGLVKNVVPLLGGHAGPCGQGCQKALDHAIITAPSAWDPAMVEKLSAVAGRVLRR; this is encoded by the coding sequence ATGTCCAACCCCACCGCGCCCGTCATCGGCATCATTGGTGGCAGTGGCCTGTACCAGATGGATGGCCTGACGGACGTCGAATGGAGGCGGGTGCCGTCTCCGTTCGGCGAGCCTTCGGACGAGCTGTGCTTCGGCACGCTCGCGGGCCACCGGGTCGTCTTCCTCCCGCGTCACGGCCGGGGACACCGGCTGGCGCCAACGGACATCAACTTCCGCGCGAACATCGACGCGCTCAAGCGCAGCGGGGTGACGGACCTGCTGTCTCTGTCCGCGGTGGGCGGCCTGCGCGAGGAGTACCCGCCGGGCACCTTCGTCGTCGTGGACCAGTTCATCGACCGGACCTTCGCCCGGGAGAAGAGCTTCTTCGGCACGGGCCTGGTGGCCCATGTCTCCATGGCGAAGCCGGTATGTTCGCGGCTGGGAGACGCGGTGATTTCCGCGTGCGAGGGCCTGGGCGTCGTCGCCCGCCGGGGCGGCACGTACCTGGCCATGGAGGGGCCGCAGTTCTCCTCCATCGCGGAGAGCCACCTGTACCGGAGCTGGGGCTGTGACGTCATCGGCATGACGAACATGCCGGAGGCCAAGCTCGCGAGGGAGGCGGAGCTCTGCTACGCGACGGTGGCCATGGTCACCGACTTCGACTGCTGGCATCCGGACCATGACGCCGTCACCGTGGACCAGGTGGTGTCCGTGCTGCTGGGCAACGCGGGCAAGGCGAAGGGGCTGGTGAAGAACGTGGTGCCGCTGCTCGGCGGGCACGCCGGTCCCTGCGGGCAGGGCTGCCAGAAGGCGCTGGACCACGCCATCATCACCGCGCCCTCGGCCTGGGACCCGGCGATGGTGGAGAAGCTGTCCGCGGTGGCGGGCCGGGTGCTGCGCCGATGA
- a CDS encoding aldo/keto reductase, which yields MSLSFGPFILGGNVFGWTVGRDDAFRILDAFVDRGGTALDTADVYSDWAPGATGGDSEKIIGEWLASRGNRSKVVVATKVAKWKAQPGLSAANIRAAIEGSLKRLQTDYVDLYYAHEDDAKVEQSEYLTAFDALVKEGKVRALGASNFTPERLASALAFSRGNGLRAFEVSQDHWNLVARGLERTLVPLLEKEGLKELPYWSLASGFLTGKYRPGEKVESSRAGSAERYLAEPRNVALLGALDEVARAHRVSVTAVSLTWLRAQRVVGAPIASARTEVQLGALFESATLTLSPDELGKLSAITAP from the coding sequence ATGTCCCTGTCATTCGGTCCCTTCATCCTGGGTGGGAATGTCTTTGGCTGGACCGTGGGGCGCGATGACGCGTTCCGCATCCTCGATGCGTTCGTCGACCGTGGCGGCACCGCGCTGGACACGGCGGACGTGTACTCGGACTGGGCGCCTGGCGCGACGGGCGGAGACTCCGAGAAAATCATCGGCGAGTGGCTGGCCTCCCGGGGCAACCGGAGCAAGGTGGTGGTCGCGACGAAGGTCGCGAAGTGGAAGGCGCAGCCGGGCCTGTCCGCCGCGAACATCCGCGCCGCCATCGAAGGCTCGCTGAAGCGCCTCCAGACGGACTACGTGGACCTCTACTACGCGCACGAGGACGACGCGAAGGTGGAGCAGTCCGAGTACCTCACCGCCTTCGACGCCCTGGTGAAGGAAGGCAAGGTGCGCGCCCTGGGGGCCTCCAACTTCACGCCGGAGCGGCTCGCGTCGGCGCTGGCGTTCTCCCGTGGCAACGGACTCCGCGCCTTCGAGGTGTCGCAGGACCACTGGAACCTGGTGGCGCGCGGCCTGGAGCGCACGCTCGTGCCGCTGCTGGAGAAGGAGGGGCTGAAGGAGCTGCCGTACTGGTCGCTGGCATCGGGCTTCCTCACCGGCAAGTACCGGCCGGGCGAGAAGGTGGAGTCGTCGCGCGCGGGCTCGGCGGAGCGATACCTGGCGGAGCCCCGGAACGTGGCCCTGCTCGGCGCCCTGGATGAGGTCGCGCGCGCGCACCGTGTCTCCGTCACCGCCGTCTCGCTGACGTGGCTGCGCGCCCAGCGCGTCGTCGGGGCGCCCATCGCCAGCGCGCGGACCGAGGTGCAACTGGGGGCGCTGTTCGAATCCGCCACGCTCACCCTGTCGCCGGACGAGCTCGGCAAGCTGTCCGCCATCACGGCGCCGTAG
- a CDS encoding alpha/beta hydrolase, with amino-acid sequence MPRLRRMLILILATFGSMYLLLCVAVFALQRSILYPAPRSTPLAEADGFSRLPLEGGLYVDLFHLPAPPGAPTVVHFHGNGEELLTQVGLGSLMQARGLGFLTVEYPGYGASPGSPTEQGIYAAAEAALAWLRAKGVTPHQTVLSGRSLGTGVAVEMARRGHGSRVMLVSPYTSIPDLGATAFPFLPVRWLARDRFDTASKAAAVKLPVLIIHGEEDDLIPVAMGRRLGSLFPQAVVETVAGAGHNDVLEDPGRIYRHRMASFALGNP; translated from the coding sequence ATGCCTCGGCTGCGTCGCATGCTCATCCTCATCCTGGCCACCTTCGGTTCGATGTACCTCCTGCTGTGCGTCGCGGTCTTCGCCCTGCAGCGCTCCATTCTCTATCCGGCGCCCAGGAGCACGCCGCTCGCGGAGGCGGACGGCTTCAGCCGCCTCCCGCTGGAGGGCGGCCTCTACGTGGACCTGTTCCACCTCCCGGCGCCGCCGGGGGCGCCCACGGTGGTGCACTTCCATGGCAACGGGGAGGAGCTGCTGACGCAGGTCGGCCTGGGCAGCCTGATGCAGGCCAGGGGGCTGGGCTTCCTCACCGTCGAGTACCCGGGCTATGGCGCATCACCGGGGAGCCCCACGGAGCAGGGCATCTATGCCGCGGCGGAGGCGGCGCTCGCCTGGCTGCGCGCGAAGGGGGTGACGCCCCACCAGACGGTGCTGAGCGGCCGGAGCCTGGGGACGGGCGTGGCGGTGGAGATGGCCCGGCGCGGGCACGGCTCCCGGGTCATGCTCGTGAGTCCGTACACGTCCATCCCGGACCTTGGCGCCACGGCCTTTCCCTTCCTCCCCGTCCGCTGGCTGGCGAGGGACCGGTTCGACACCGCGTCCAAGGCCGCCGCCGTGAAGCTCCCCGTGCTCATCATCCACGGCGAGGAGGACGACCTCATCCCCGTCGCCATGGGCCGCCGGTTGGGCTCGCTCTTTCCCCAGGCGGTGGTGGAGACGGTGGCGGGAGCGGGGCACAACGATGTCCTGGAGGACCCTGGCAGGATTTACAGACACCGGATGGCGTCCTTCGCGCTCGGCAACCCCTGA
- a CDS encoding type 2 lanthipeptide synthetase LanM family protein → MTSQWALGHALEERLSSLRLQGVPTEVDEARARRRLERWRKQEPLTRDVLWDQRLRAAGLTEAELHALLGESSQALHARMGAPPSWQRVIERAYAQATAPRFSWPEPTPPGSALLGLVEPLVHEAHARLIVALDTCLREAPEAPFEPERTARMLLGPLPRQLMPLLGRTLAVELRIAQLEGRLQGDTSEARFQDFAHQLRRRDVALDVLSRYPVMARQAVELIAGWEAAGVELMQRLARDAAALWRRFHSGVSPGLLVEAQGGLSDPHRGGRTVFLLRFASGLRLVYKPRPLAAEAAFQQLVSWLNARGLTPPLRTVEFLSSEGYGWMEFVEAAPCQSADEVRRFHLRQGALVALLYALDVTDIHYENLIAAGEHPVLVDLETLFHPHTLAASLQNLETQPGAVLNGTVLKSGLLPQPAWRSKDGTEVDFSALGAGEGQLTPLGYLVATAHGTDELRFERRRMEIPGAANRPRLEGQDLSVTVQADALAQGFSTLYRLLIEHRDALLAPEGPLAAFEDAPVRVLFRGTASYDALLHESMHPHAMGDALDRQRFFDHLWLAVKERPYLAALIPLEQEELQRGDIPRFTTLPGSKDLWSGAGRHLPGFFDMSGLERARQRLVGLSPDDHARQLALLRSALDRVRLAARPGARPRYPFHEPPEPAQPDALLAAARRVGERLVALSFTGAGQAHWLSLEQSATKEWRLAQAGTDLYQGLSGIALVLAQLGALTGEARFTQAARGALRHLTWRLEKAPAHVSGVGLLNGWGGILYALTHLGALWGERALFETAESFVDAVAPRVEQDVHLDLGGGCAGALLGLLTLTGRHPSERASRLARACGEKLLLTATPQPQGLGWPSPATGGRALCGLAHGGAGIALALLRLASATGEARFHAAALETLAYERGQFSPEAGDWPDLRADAGMHGGDGPAFMCGWCNGAPGIGLGRISSLPLLDDARVRGEITAAVNATLAGGLGYNHGLCHGDLGNVLFLLEAARALHDDTLLRRTYQLAGGILQSIESHGHLHGLPDSIETPGLMVGLAGIAHGLARLAAPERVPDVLSVAPPIP, encoded by the coding sequence GTGACGTCTCAATGGGCGCTGGGCCATGCCCTGGAGGAGCGGCTGTCTTCGCTCCGGCTGCAGGGTGTCCCGACCGAGGTCGATGAGGCGCGCGCGCGGCGCCGGCTGGAGCGCTGGCGCAAGCAAGAACCCCTCACGCGGGACGTCCTCTGGGACCAGCGACTCCGCGCTGCCGGGCTGACGGAAGCGGAGTTGCACGCACTGCTGGGGGAATCCTCCCAGGCGCTGCATGCGCGGATGGGCGCGCCGCCGTCGTGGCAACGCGTCATCGAGCGGGCCTACGCGCAGGCGACGGCGCCGCGCTTCTCCTGGCCAGAGCCCACGCCACCGGGCTCCGCCCTGCTCGGGCTGGTCGAGCCCCTCGTCCACGAGGCCCATGCGCGGCTCATCGTCGCCCTGGACACCTGCCTGCGTGAAGCGCCCGAGGCACCGTTTGAACCGGAGCGCACGGCCCGCATGCTGCTCGGGCCGCTTCCACGGCAGTTGATGCCCTTGCTGGGGCGGACGCTCGCGGTGGAGCTGCGCATCGCCCAGCTCGAAGGGCGGCTCCAGGGAGACACCTCCGAGGCGCGCTTCCAGGACTTCGCCCACCAGCTCCGGCGGCGGGACGTGGCGCTCGACGTCCTCTCTCGCTACCCGGTGATGGCGCGTCAGGCGGTCGAGCTGATTGCGGGGTGGGAAGCCGCGGGCGTGGAGCTGATGCAGCGGCTGGCGCGGGACGCCGCCGCGCTATGGCGCCGCTTCCACAGCGGCGTCTCTCCTGGCCTCCTGGTGGAGGCCCAGGGTGGCCTCTCGGACCCGCACCGAGGCGGACGCACCGTCTTCCTGCTCCGCTTCGCCTCGGGCCTGCGGCTCGTGTACAAGCCGCGCCCGCTCGCGGCGGAGGCCGCCTTCCAGCAGCTCGTCTCCTGGTTGAATGCGCGGGGCCTCACGCCGCCGCTGCGCACGGTGGAGTTCCTCTCCTCGGAGGGCTACGGGTGGATGGAGTTCGTGGAGGCCGCGCCCTGCCAGTCGGCGGACGAGGTGCGGCGCTTCCACCTGCGGCAGGGCGCGCTGGTCGCCCTGCTCTACGCGCTGGACGTCACCGACATCCACTATGAGAACCTCATCGCGGCGGGCGAGCACCCCGTCCTCGTGGACCTGGAGACGCTCTTCCATCCCCACACGCTCGCCGCTTCCCTCCAGAACCTGGAGACGCAGCCCGGCGCGGTGCTGAACGGCACGGTGCTCAAGAGCGGGCTGCTGCCCCAGCCCGCCTGGCGCTCGAAAGATGGCACGGAGGTGGACTTCAGCGCCCTGGGCGCCGGCGAGGGCCAGCTCACGCCACTGGGGTACCTGGTGGCGACGGCGCATGGCACGGACGAGCTCCGCTTCGAACGGCGGCGGATGGAGATTCCAGGCGCGGCGAACCGCCCTCGATTGGAAGGGCAGGACCTCTCCGTCACCGTCCAGGCGGACGCGCTCGCGCAGGGGTTCTCCACCCTGTACCGGCTGCTCATCGAACACCGTGACGCGCTGCTCGCCCCAGAGGGGCCGCTCGCGGCGTTCGAAGACGCGCCCGTGCGGGTGCTGTTCCGCGGCACGGCCAGCTATGACGCCCTGCTGCACGAAAGCATGCACCCGCACGCGATGGGCGATGCGCTGGACCGGCAGCGCTTCTTCGACCACCTCTGGCTCGCAGTGAAGGAGCGCCCCTACCTGGCGGCCCTCATCCCCCTGGAGCAGGAGGAGCTGCAGCGCGGCGACATCCCCCGCTTCACCACGCTGCCCGGCTCGAAGGACCTGTGGTCGGGCGCGGGCCGTCACCTCCCCGGCTTCTTCGACATGTCCGGCCTCGAGCGCGCGCGACAGCGCCTGGTCGGCCTGTCACCGGATGACCATGCGCGGCAGCTCGCGTTGCTGCGCAGCGCGCTGGACCGGGTCCGGCTGGCGGCTCGCCCGGGCGCGCGTCCCCGGTATCCGTTCCACGAACCGCCCGAGCCCGCGCAGCCGGACGCGCTGCTGGCGGCCGCGCGGCGCGTGGGAGAGCGACTGGTGGCGCTGTCCTTCACCGGCGCAGGACAGGCGCACTGGCTGTCGCTCGAACAGTCCGCCACGAAGGAGTGGCGGCTCGCCCAGGCGGGGACGGACCTCTACCAGGGGCTTTCAGGCATCGCGCTGGTGCTGGCGCAGCTCGGCGCCCTGACAGGGGAAGCACGCTTCACCCAGGCGGCCCGGGGCGCGCTGCGCCACTTGACGTGGCGCCTGGAGAAGGCGCCCGCCCACGTGAGCGGCGTGGGCCTCCTGAACGGCTGGGGCGGCATCCTCTACGCCCTGACGCACCTGGGAGCCCTCTGGGGCGAGCGCGCGCTGTTCGAGACGGCCGAGTCCTTCGTGGACGCCGTGGCGCCGCGCGTGGAGCAGGACGTGCACCTGGACCTGGGCGGGGGATGCGCGGGCGCCCTGCTCGGGCTGCTGACGCTCACGGGACGGCACCCTTCCGAGCGAGCGTCACGGCTCGCGCGAGCCTGTGGAGAGAAGCTGCTCCTGACGGCCACGCCCCAGCCCCAGGGCCTGGGCTGGCCTTCCCCCGCGACAGGAGGAAGGGCCCTGTGCGGGTTGGCGCACGGAGGGGCGGGCATCGCGCTGGCGTTGCTGCGGCTGGCCTCCGCCACGGGCGAGGCCCGCTTCCACGCCGCGGCCCTGGAGACCCTGGCCTACGAGCGTGGCCAGTTCTCGCCCGAGGCCGGTGACTGGCCCGACCTGCGCGCCGACGCGGGCATGCACGGCGGGGATGGGCCGGCCTTCATGTGCGGCTGGTGCAATGGCGCGCCCGGTATCGGGCTGGGGCGCATCTCCAGCCTGCCGCTGCTCGATGACGCGCGGGTGCGTGGGGAAATCACGGCGGCGGTCAACGCCACGCTCGCGGGAGGCCTGGGCTACAACCATGGCC